AGGCTAACCCCAGAGATCATAACACTCTGGTTGGTCATCTCCTCTTTCAATTTCTTAGGAGTAGAACTGGGACTTTGGTGTCCAGACTGGACTTTGCTGTCCTGATGGGCTTCAGGTTGCCCCTTCGCCCAGTTACCAGGGTTGCTGATCTGCACATTAGAGGATAGTTTATTGTAATATGCATTACCAAAGTCTGCTAGTCTGCTGGCTGAAGGAAGGAATGGTGGAAGGGATTCAAGTGAGGTCATCGAGTCTTGGCCATCAAGTTCAATCACTGATCCAGCTTTCAACATAGATGGTGGTGCATCTGCTGGAGATTGATTTGATTGTAGAGGATCCTCAGCAGGAACCTCCATTACTGTGGCAAGGGATGGTTTCCCAGGGGTCACCAGGCTATTTTGCATCATCCACTCAGCAGTAGGCACATAAGGCATCAAAGACTCTACAGACCAGATGGAGGCCTCCATCTGCCTCAACTCATCCAAGCACTGCAGGTCAAGAGGTAATCGCAAGATTTTGAAGTGAATGTTCTTGGGGTTCCCACAGATATCCTGAGCACTTTTTACCAAGCTGGGATCCCCTTGAACAACCAATGTGCTGTTGACTGGTTCAACAGGTGCAACAATTGATCCTTCTAGTGGGCTTACCGAACCATTTGAGGGGCAAGAAACCATTAGAATATCAGGGCAAGGGTCCTCCAAATGGCTGAGGTCTTTTGTACCTTTCCTTTCCTCCTCATCCCCAAATGGCACAGGCTGGAAACACCTCAAGACCACATCTTCTGCAGATCCCACATTACACTGCAAGAGCTCACCATCAGCATTGCTGGCAAGCTCAGTGGTCTCCGTGGAATGTGTGATCTTCACTGCAGAAGGGGATCCACTACACTCGATCCGCACCTCCTCCGCTTGGAAGAGAATACCATTTTGAACAGTAGCAATTCTGGCCATTTCTCCATCCATTTTGCTTGACAACATTGGGCAGCCCTTTTCTTCAGGACAGGCAGATGTGCCTTCATTTGGTCTAGGTGATGAGAGAACACTAGTAGAGTCAGTACTCCTTCCTGATTCAGAGCTGCTCTGGGTGCTTGTCACAGCATTGCAGCCGTGTTGTTGTGAGTCGGTACACACAGGCTCGGTTTGAACTTCTGAACTGACCATGACACGACCAGATGGTGTCGTGTGCTGGTAACGGAAACGGCGAGCTTGATATGCCATTGTGGGCGCCAAATGGGGGGTCATCATGCGTCTGTAGTCGACCATGTGCAGCTGGGTGTGGGGAAGGATGTAGCCGGGAGCTTCTACATATGAAGCAGGAGGGAAGGGTGGCAACACCATGCCATAACCTTGGACAAAGAAAGCacagattaaaatttcattttcaggCTAAAGAACCGGAGCTAGCTTTAAggatacatttggccatattgacAGGACCATTTAGGAAATGcagttgtttttcttcttttgctcaGGGGCTCAGTTTTATTAACAAGAGAAGATTATTCACCAGTAACTCCCATGATAGACAAACATATACTAATCATGTTACATTGTCTAAAGCAGGCAATGCAATGCAACAAACTACATGTACTCATTACAGTACTTGAGTGCATAGCTCACTGTAAGGGTACTTTTGTGAATAATTAAATCATAGCACTTTTACTAGggtttaacatttattcatcactgttggaataaaaaaaattatgcatgtAACCCCAAAAAACACTAAGCCACTTAATACAGTACATGCAAGTTAAATGATTCAATTCCCAGAGCCAATCAAAACAAAGCTGCTTCCTTCCAAAAGTCTACATTCCAGCCACCAAATGCTTTATTTCAGCTGGAGAGATGAGTATCCCTGGCCCAATTGATCAgatatcttcagttttaaacactttaaaggAAACAGCATGAGAACAATCTGCAAATTATGCAAGCCAACACCTGTAGAGATACCAGCATGtcacagctcaacatccaacctgcagaaacatgtacatgtaagccattagctagctgaaggagctagactagctagccagatcaGTATTTGCAGTATAAAAGCTCTGTAATAAACATACAAAAGAAAACCTCAAAGTGTAACCAAACTTAGACCAGACCACCTACCCAACCCAGGGAAGCCTCCATAGGGAACATAAGGCATCGGCATGGGCCACTGGCATGGCATGTAAGGCTGTGAGGGTTGAACGTAGAAAAAGGGCCAGTTGCCTTGCTGTTGACGGTCCAGGTGATTCGGGTTGGGTCCTCTGTAGGAACTAGGACCTGGATGTCGTGAACCCTGCGCTGGTGTCATCCCAGGAGGAATGCTTTGAGCATGAGTTTCAACTCCAGGTGGATTCTGGGAAGCTGCAACAACCATATCTTCAGCTTTATCTTCAAGAGGCAAGAGAGGAAAACTGAGGAAAATGGAAACAAACTGTTAGCTGTTGACATTAGTTAGCAAAGCTGCTAGAAGAAATACTAGaataaagtggaaaaataaagtaaatgtgttttttttttttttttttttgaaataaataaaaaaaaaaaaataaaaaaaaaaaaatcaccatggT
The sequence above is a segment of the Pangasianodon hypophthalmus isolate fPanHyp1 chromosome 12, fPanHyp1.pri, whole genome shotgun sequence genome. Coding sequences within it:
- the buc2l gene encoding uncharacterized protein buc2l isoform X2; the protein is MVVAASQNPPGVETHAQSIPPGMTPAQGSRHPGPSSYRGPNPNHLDRQQQGNWPFFYVQPSQPYMPCQWPMPMPYVPYGGFPGLGYGMVLPPFPPASYVEAPGYILPHTQLHMVDYRRMMTPHLAPTMAYQARRFRYQHTTPSGRVMVSSEVQTEPVCTDSQQHGCNAVTSTQSSSESGRSTDSTSVLSSPRPNEGTSACPEEKGCPMLSSKMDGEMARIATVQNGILFQAEEVRIECSGSPSAVKITHSTETTELASNADGELLQCNVGSAEDVVLRCFQPVPFGDEEERKGTKDLSHLEDPCPDILMVSCPSNGSVSPLEGSIVAPVEPVNSTLVVQGDPSLVKSAQDICGNPKNIHFKILRLPLDLQCLDELRQMEASIWSVESLMPYVPTAEWMMQNSLVTPGKPSLATVMEVPAEDPLQSNQSPADAPPSMLKAGSVIELDGQDSMTSLESLPPFLPSASRLADFGNAYYNKLSSNVQISNPGNWAKGQPEAHQDSKVQSGHQSPSSTPKKLKEEMTNQSVMISGVSLSDKAHSSAHLFPESPLKHKVRMCKSCSVKRSADICSGSPSSKAGCMKRHKVSRTHLTGDKVKVPLCAKCMRDPEKKARCKVAAITANPELNNTNNETSEVSENDVYPSKMCSKKLFSIQNPHSGKHLEKCPMSHQSKLREQNCSCEDMRASHSTSAWNSNGHSQHDDLTWERNEENLALSVMERWRDTEQRFIGEKSWRGSMQVSDSESTKSGGKMRTRNKQKQCTQSLVHRRDTRY
- the buc2l gene encoding uncharacterized protein buc2l isoform X1: MVVAASQNPPGVETHAQSIPPGMTPAQGSRHPGPSSYRGPNPNHLDRQQQGNWPFFYVQPSQPYMPCQWPMPMPYVPYGGFPGLGYGMVLPPFPPASYVEAPGYILPHTQLHMVDYRRMMTPHLAPTMAYQARRFRYQHTTPSGRVMVSSEVQTEPVCTDSQQHGCNAVTSTQSSSESGRSTDSTSVLSSPRPNEGTSACPEEKGCPMLSSKMDGEMARIATVQNGILFQAEEVRIECSGSPSAVKITHSTETTELASNADGELLQCNVGSAEDVVLRCFQPVPFGDEEERKGTKDLSHLEDPCPDILMVSCPSNGSVSPLEGSIVAPVEPVNSTLVVQGDPSLVKSAQDICGNPKNIHFKILRLPLDLQCLDELRQMEASIWSVESLMPYVPTAEWMMQNSLVTPGKPSLATVMEVPAEDPLQSNQSPADAPPSMLKAGSVIELDGQDSMTSLESLPPFLPSASRLADFGNAYYNKLSSNVQISNPGNWAKGQPEAHQDSKVQSGHQSPSSTPKKLKEEMTNQSVMISGVSLSDKAHSSAHLFPESPLKHKVRMCKSCSVKRSADICSGSPSSKAGCMKRHKVSRTHLTGDKVKVPLCAKCMRDPEKKARCKVAAITANPELNNTNNETSEVSENDVYPSKMCSKKLFSIQNPHSGKHLEKCPMSHQSKLREQNCSCEDMRASHSTSAWNSNGHSQHDDLTWERNEENLALSVMERWRDTEQRFIGEKSWRGSMQVSDSESTKSGGKMRTRNKQKQCTQSLEVHRRDTRY